The Novosphingobium sp. Gsoil 351 genome contains the following window.
GGAACGACCACATCGACACCGTCGAACGCTATAACGAACCGGGCAAGTTCACCGCGATGCTGGGGTTCGAGTTCACCCTGATGGATGGCGGCAAGAACCTTCACCGCAACGTCATCTTCCGCGACGGCGGAGACCGCGTGCGCTCGGTCGTGCCGCTCGGCGCGTGGGGAGCGACCGCCTCGACCGACGCGCTGTGGAATTACATGGACGCCTACGAAAAGAACACCAAGGGCCGGGTTCTGGCGATCCCGCACAACTCCAACCTCTCCAACGGACTGATGTTCGAGATGACTCAGCCCGGCGGCGGGGCGATGACCGCCGCATATGCCCGCCGCCGCCTTGACCACGAGCCGCTGGTCGAGATCACCCAGATCAAGGGCGACAGCGAGGCGCACCCGTTCCTTTCGCCCAACGACGAGTTCGCCGGGTATGGCGTGGCCGGCTGGGAGCTGGGTGACCTGGCCATGGCCGAGCGCAAGAACCCTTCGATGTTCGCGGGCGAATACGTCCGCGAGGCACTCAAGCGCGGGCTGGCCCTTGAAGCGAAGACCGGGGTCAATCCCTACAAGTTCGGGGTGATCGGCTCGACCGATTCGCACACCGCGCTGAGCACCGCCGACGAAAACAACTTCTTCGGAAAGCACACCGGCAACGAACCGAACGCCAAACGCGCGATGTCGCCTCAGAACCTGGGCACCAATCAGGGCCGGTTCGGCTGGAACTATCTCGCCAGCGGCTATGCCGGCGTCTGGGCCCGCGGCAACACCCGCGCCGAGATCTTTGACGCGATGCTGCGCAAGGAGGTCTACGCCACCACCGGACCGCGGATGACGGTACGCGTGTTCGGCGGGTGGGATTTCGCGCCAACCGATCTCGCAGGCGATTGGGTGCGGATCGGCTACGCCCGCGGCGTGCCGATGGGCGCTTCGCTCAAACCCGGAAAAGGCCGCCCGAGCTTCATGATCTCCGCGCTCAAGGACCCGATCGGCGCGAACCTCGATCGGGTCCAGGTGGTCAAGGGCTGGATCGACAAGGCGGGCGCAACGCATGAGAAAGTGTTCGACGTCGCCTGGAGCGACTCCGCCAAGCGCAGGCCGGTGAACGGCAAAGTTCCCGCTGTCGGCGATACCGTCGATGTTGCCAAGGCCAGCTACTCCAACGCGATCGGCGCGCCCGAACTCACCACGGTGTGGGCCGATCCTGACTTCGATCCGGCAGCGAAGGCGTTCTACTATGTCCGGGTGATCGAAATCCCGACGCCGACCTGGGTCGCGTTCGATGCGTTGCGCTACAAGCTGAAACTTCCCCCGAAGTTCCGGTGAAAGCGCAGGAGCGGGCCTACACTTCACCGATCTGGTACGATCCCGCGGTATGAACCCAGGGTCGCGCGGCGCCCGCCTGCTGCGCGAGCCCCTGGTCCATTTCGCCGTCCTGGGGGCCTTGATCTTCGTGCTGTTTGGCGACGCGACCAGCGCCGGGGAGCGGCGGATCGTGATCGACGCGGCGCGAGTCGAGCGGATCGCCGGGCAATTCACCCAGAACTTCCGCCGCGCGCCCAGCCCAAGCGAACTCGACGCGCTGATCCGCGACGACGTGAAGGAGGAGGTTTACTACCGCGAGGCGCTGCGCCTCGGCCTTGACCGCGACGACGAGGTCGTGCGGCGGCGGATGCGGGTCAAGATGGAGGCGTCGGCCGATACCGCCGAGGATATCTCCGCGCCCGACGACGCCACGCTGCAACGCTGGCTCGACACCCATTCAGACAGGTTCGCGGGTGAAAGCACTTATAGCTTCGACCAGCGCTATCTTGGTCCCGCCCCGCTCCGCGCGTCCGCAGGCCTGGAGCTGCTGCGCGCCGGGCAGGACTATCCAGGCGCGCCCATCCCCCTTCCCGCGCGCTTCGAAAACACCGGCGCGGGCCAAACGGCCGCCCTGTTTGGCGACGCCTTCCCCACTGCGCTCGACCGCCTGCCCCTAAATGTGTGGAGCGGCCCGGTGGCATCGGGTCTCGGTCAGCATTTGGTCCGCCTGCGCCGCCGAGAGCCCGCCGCCCCGCCCCGCCTCGCAGCGATCCGCCAGCGGGTCGAGAACGATTGGCGCGCTGCCATGGTGCGCGAGCGTAGCGAACGTGCCTATCGCACGCTGCTGGATCGCTACGCCGTGGTGGTCGAGAAGCCGCAATGAGGCTGGCCGTGGCGCTGTGCGCGCTGATCCTGCTGACGCTTTGTCCTGCCCGCGGCGACGACTTGCGTCCCGGCTACCTCGAATGGATCGAGCGGACCCCCGACGCGTGGCAAGTCACCTGGAAGGCGCCGCTGCTGGGCGGGCTAGCAACGCGGTCGCGGCCGATCCTGCCCGCAGGCTGCATCGTCGCGAGCGCGCGGCGGCGGTTCGTCGGGCCGACGGTCGTGGAGACCTTTACCGTCCGCTGCACCGCCTCGCTCGCCGGGCGTAAGTTGGGACTGGCCGGTCTCGAAACGGGGTTCACCGATGCGCTGCTGCACGTGGCCCCGATCGGCCAGCCCGCGCAGGCGGCGCGGCTGACCCCGCAGCAATCCGAAGTCGCCGTCGCCGCGCGCGGCTCGAGAGCAGAGGTTGCGTGGACGTACCTCCGGCTGGGTTTCGGCCATATCTTGTTCGGGTTCGACCACCTCCTGTTCGTGGTCGCTCTGGTGCTGCTGATCGGCGGCTGGCGGCGGTTGGTCGCGACCGTCACGGCGTTCACCGTCGCGCACTCGATCACCCTGGCGACGACGACCCTGGGACTGGTGACGCTCGCACGCAAGCCGGTGGAGATCTGCATCGCGCTGTCGATCGTGCTGGTGGCGCGCGAGATCCTGCGCCCGCCCCACGCAGCCCCACCGCTGGCCCGCCGTGCACCCGCGCTGATCGCTTTCGCTTTCGGCTTGCTCCACGGCT
Protein-coding sequences here:
- a CDS encoding peptidyl-prolyl cis-trans isomerase — its product is MNPGSRGARLLREPLVHFAVLGALIFVLFGDATSAGERRIVIDAARVERIAGQFTQNFRRAPSPSELDALIRDDVKEEVYYREALRLGLDRDDEVVRRRMRVKMEASADTAEDISAPDDATLQRWLDTHSDRFAGESTYSFDQRYLGPAPLRASAGLELLRAGQDYPGAPIPLPARFENTGAGQTAALFGDAFPTALDRLPLNVWSGPVASGLGQHLVRLRRREPAAPPRLAAIRQRVENDWRAAMVRERSERAYRTLLDRYAVVVEKPQ
- a CDS encoding HupE/UreJ family protein — its product is MRLAVALCALILLTLCPARGDDLRPGYLEWIERTPDAWQVTWKAPLLGGLATRSRPILPAGCIVASARRRFVGPTVVETFTVRCTASLAGRKLGLAGLETGFTDALLHVAPIGQPAQAARLTPQQSEVAVAARGSRAEVAWTYLRLGFGHILFGFDHLLFVVALVLLIGGWRRLVATVTAFTVAHSITLATTTLGLVTLARKPVEICIALSIVLVAREILRPPHAAPPLARRAPALIAFAFGLLHGFGFAAALAEIGLPAGEIPLALFTFNAGVELGQLAIVATTLALIAALERLVSQWRRPAAVAGAYAIGAVATAWLIERTLA